The following proteins come from a genomic window of Caloenas nicobarica isolate bCalNic1 chromosome 24, bCalNic1.hap1, whole genome shotgun sequence:
- the LOC135998305 gene encoding feather keratin 1-like yields the protein MSCYNPCLPCQPCGPTPLANSCNEPCVQQCQDSRVVIEPPAVVVTLPGPILTSFPQNTAVGSSTSAAVGSILSSQGVPINSGGFGLSGLGSGFCGTRRCFPC from the coding sequence ATGTCCTGCTACAACCcatgcctgccctgccagccctgtggcccGACCccactggccaacagctgcaatgagccctgtgtccagcagtgccaggactccaGAGTTGTCATTGAGCCCCCAGctgtggtggtgaccctgcccggccccatcctcacctccttcCCACAGAACACCGCCGTGGGATCCTCCACCtccgctgctgttggcagcatcctcagctctcaGGGAGTGCCCATCAACTCCGGGGGCTTTGGCCTCTCTGGCTTGGGCAGTGGCTTCTGTGGCACGAGGAGGTGTTTCCCCTGCTAA
- the LOC135998306 gene encoding feather keratin 1-like: MSCYNPCLPCQPCGPTPLANSCNEPCVQQCQDSRVVIEPPAVVVTLPGPILTSFPQNTAVGSSTSAAVGSILSSQGVPINSGGFGLSGLGSGICGTRRCLPC; encoded by the coding sequence ATGTCCTGCTACAAcccgtgcctgccctgccagccctgcggcCCAACCccactggccaacagctgcaatgagccctgtgtccagcagtgccaggactccaGAGTTGTCATCGAGCCCCCAGctgtggtggtgaccctgcccggccccatcctcacctccttcCCACAGAACACCGCCGTGGGATCCTCCACCtccgctgctgttggcagcatcctcagctctcaGGGAGTGCCCATCAACTCCGGGGGCTTTGGCCTCTCTGGCTTGGGCAGCGGCATCTGTGGCACGAGGAGGTGTCTCCCCTGCTAA